GGCAGCGGCAGGCGAATCGTGACAAGTCCTACGGATACAAACGTTTTGAAGTGCTGGCAGCGTTTCTGAACGGGATTGCTTTGACCGTTATCTCGATCTATATTTTCTGGGAAGCTTTTGAACGGTTTGGGAATCCGCCGGGTGTAGCAAGTTCCGGTATGCTGCTGATTGCGATTATCGGCTTGCTGGTCAATATCGCTGCTGCGTTTGTCTTAATGCGAGGGGAAGGGTCTTCGGAAAATCTAAATATGCGTAGTGCCTTGCTGCACGTATTCGGCGACCTGCTCGGCTCGGTTGGCGCGATTATTGCGGCACTGCTCATTATGGCATTTGGCTGGAATCTGGCTGACCCGATTGCTAGTGTGATCGTGGCGGTGCTCGTATTGATCAGTGCCTACCGGATTACGCGCGATTCCATTCATATTCTGATGGAGGGTACACCGACGAATATCGATACAGAGGAAATGAAGCAGCGTCTCGGTCAGATTCAGCATGTGAACGGCGTTCACGATCTGCACGTCTGGTCGCTCACTTCCGAATTGCCGCTACTTAGCTGTCATCTAATCATCGACCACCGCGACAACGGATCTTCCATCATGGAAAAAGCCCGTACATTGCTGCAAAAGCAGTACGGCATCGGGCATATTACGATTCAACTGGAAACCCCAGATATGA
The DNA window shown above is from Paenibacillus sp. JQZ6Y-1 and carries:
- a CDS encoding cation diffusion facilitator family transporter — protein: MSSQSNNHNHDEHHDHNHIHDETNAHDHSHQHEKAHSHGGHSHSHGHSHGHGHSHAHTTNKKSLTIAFFLIAAFMIVEVIGGLMTNSLALLSDAGHMLSDAAALGLSLLAMIWGQRQANRDKSYGYKRFEVLAAFLNGIALTVISIYIFWEAFERFGNPPGVASSGMLLIAIIGLLVNIAAAFVLMRGEGSSENLNMRSALLHVFGDLLGSVGAIIAALLIMAFGWNLADPIASVIVAVLVLISAYRITRDSIHILMEGTPTNIDTEEMKQRLGQIQHVNGVHDLHVWSLTSELPLLSCHLIIDHRDNGSSIMEKARTLLQKQYGIGHITIQLETPDMKCTGNEH